A region from the Hippoglossus hippoglossus isolate fHipHip1 chromosome 16, fHipHip1.pri, whole genome shotgun sequence genome encodes:
- the plin6 gene encoding perilipin 6, with product MSDLQNHEISAVLRVSRLPLVRSALQSVTSVYSEVIGRYPLLGLMGGVAEVGVRSVSLVAMKQATPILQSLEPQIEVANNFAQFGLDRLEKNFPILNQSTDEVVGHLKDALFLTLDDVQLWVVDGLDGALDQLERLADAARVAVRQLQDSQVGRAATSGLDDVLSRLEDATAYYLPLPPTLRREWEMRVQEYEDEDEDDEPSLWTRVRSLLLSLSLQFYHRMMKVREQLLTAARTLGDSAEKVGLSRVLELVGELLHHLQNLLVALVYRAEHLRELTMNKIKSQAAMLVELSPVRQVRELPLQIQQLLRDLQELSKLLLQLVINATPLYNMLQQPTDQEVEDFLNQEDFSFDSSSRRSSANSLFLKAMDGRPRRRQSLYSRARGSGGPQSPDPPNGRRSSLKDPAALEMEDPYVPSDGSVGRRASVTELLLTPLKQFVSQSQKAFEYLSPNSPNDTAIATAN from the exons ATGTCCGATCTACAAAATCATGAG ATCAGCGCCGTGCTCAGAGTCTCTCGTCTGCCGCTGGTTCGCTCGGCGCTGCAGTCGGTGACTTCAGTGTACTCGGAGGTTATAGGTCGTTATCCTCTGctggggctgatgggaggaGTGGCCGAGGTCGGAGTTCGCAGCGTCTCCCTCGTGGCCATGAAGCAAGCCACACCCATCCTGCAGAGCCTAGAGCCACAGA ttGAAGTAGCCAACAATTTCGCTCAGTTCGGTCTCGACCGTCTGGAAAAGAACTTCCCGATTCTGAATCAGTCGACAGACGAG GTTGTGGGTCACCTCAAGGACGCCCTCTTCCTGACCCTGGACGACGTGCAGCTGTGGGTGGTGGACGGTTTGGATGGCGCTCTTGATCAGCTGGAACGTCTGGCCGACGCGGCTCGGGTTGCGGTGCGGCAGTTGCAGGACTCTCAGGTGGGTCGAGCGGCCACGTCAGGACTGGACGACGTGCTGAGTCGTCTGGAGGATGCCACCGCCTACTACCTGCCCCTCCCACCCACGCTGC GTCGGGAGTGGGAGATGCGGGTGCAGGAGtatgaggacgaggacgaggatgaCGAGCCCAGTCTGTGGACGAGGGTTCGGAGTCTCCTGCTCAGCCTCAGTCTGCAATTCTACCACCGAATGATGAAGGTCAgggagcagctgctgacagCCGCCAGGACGCTGGGAGACTCCGCTGAGAAG GTGGGTCTGAGCCGCGTCCTGGAGTTGGTCGGTGAGCTGCTGCATCACCTGCAGAACCTCCTAGTGGCGCTGGTGTACCGAGCAGAGCATCTCAGAGAGCTGACCATGAACAAGATCAAAAGTCAGGCAGCCAtgttggtggagctgagtccagtGCGTCAGGTCCGAGAGCTGCCGCTGCAgatccagcagctgctcagagacCTGCAGGAACTGTCcaagctcctcctgcagctggtgATCAACGCCACGCCGCTCTACAACATG ctgcagcagccgaCAGATCAGGAAGTCGAGGACTTTCTCAACCAGGAGGACTTTTCCTTTGACAGCTCGTCTCGTCGCAGCTCAGCTAACAGCCTCTTCCTGAAGGCGATGGACGGCCGTCCTCGTCGCCGCCAGAGTCTCTACTCCCGCGCCAGAGGCTCCGGGGGCCCCCAGAGCCCCGACCCTCCCAACGGTCGGCGCTCCAGCCTAAAAGATCCTGCGGCCCTGGAGATGGAAGACCCATACGTCCCTTCCGACGGCAGCGTCGGCCGCCGGGCATCGGTCACCGAGCTGCTCCTCACGCCGCTCAAACAGTTTGTCTCTCAGAGCCAGAAGGCCTTCGAGTACCTGAGTCCCAACTCCCCCAACGACACCGCCATAGCAACAGCCAACTGA